CGCTTGGGCACTGCAACCGCTGGCACAAAATCGTCAGCATCAGGTTGAGCAAGATCGCGAATGATCGGGCAATCGGGCCGGCCGTCGCCGTGGCAGTGAGTGGCGAGATGGCGCAGCGTATTGGCCATTTCCCGAAGCTGGCGCATTTTCGCTTCCAGCTCTTCGACATGTTCCAGAGCAATGCGCTTCACATCGGACGAGGCGCGGCTGCGATCGCGCCACAAAGCCAGAAGGTGGCGAATCTGCTCGATTGAAAATCCAAGGTCACGCCCGCGCCGGATGAACCGCAATGTCTCAAGATCATTGCCCGAATAGACGCGATAGCCGGAACCGGTTCGATCCGCCGACTTGATCAGTCCGATCGACTCATAGTGCCGGATCATCTTTGCGGAAACACCCGATGCTGCAGCTGCTTCACCAATGTTCATAGTCCTGCTCCTGTCACTTCGTCTATCGTTCCGGGGGTAAAGAATACGTCTGCGTGAATGTCCGCCGCACGAATACCCCGTTCGATCAGCAGTGGCGCCGTAGCATCGATCATGGCAGGCGGTCCGGCAAGATAGGCTTTCCAGCCATCAAGGTCGCCGAAATCCTCGGCGACGACCGCTCCGACCTGACCACTGCGTCTTCCCGTTTGCGCTTCCTGCGACAAGACAGGAACGAAGCTGAGGTTGCCGTGGCGCGTGCTCAGTTCGCGAAATTGCTCCACCATATATAGGTCACGAGCGGCCCTTGCGCCAAAATAGACGTGAATCGGTTGCCCCATGTTTCTGGCAAGTGCCGTCTCGGCAATAGCCTTGACTGGTGCCAGGCCCGAGCCGCCGGCAATGCCCAGAATGGGTCCCCGGTGTTTTTCGCGCAGGAAGGATGAGCCGAACGGACCTTCGACCGTGATGGCGTCTCCAGCCTTCGCCTGGGCAAAGATGCGTGTGCTTGTCGCGCCGCCCGGTACCTGCCGGATGTGGAATTCGATCAGTTCCTCATCCGGGCGGCTGGCAATGGAGTAATCGCGCGGCGGGCTGCCCGGATAAAAAAACCGCATATATTGCCCAGCTCTAAAGTCGAATTGATTGCGGTTACTGATCTTGACCTGGACCAGCTTGATGTCATGTGTCGCCTCGACGGTCTGCGCTATCACACCCTCGAAGCGACCGGCCGGGATATTGGCCGTCTCATCGGCACCATCGAGCCAGCTGATGGTCACATCACTCTTCGGCATGGCACGGCAGGCAAGCGTCAGCCCTTCCGCCTTCTCCTCTTCCGTCAAGGAAAAGGGCGTATGTTTGAGAAGATCCACCTCTCCGGAAACGAGATGCGACTTGCAGGCCCCGCACCGGCCCATCCGGCAGCCATGCGGATAGGAAATCCCTGCAGCAAGAGCAGCCTGGAGGATCGTCTCCCCTTCCGTCACGGAGATCCCTCGCCCGATCTGCGGCAAGTAGACAGTGTTCGGCATGGTCATCGCAACGAGCTCCTATTCGGCAGCAGCAAGCACGCCGGCAGGCTGCGTATCGAGCCTGTCTTGAAGCGGCGGGCTGAAGCGTTTGAGGCGCAGTGCATTGGTCAGTACGAACACACTCGAAAGGGCCATGGCACCCGCTGCAAGCACAGGTGACAACAATGTGCCATTAACCGGATAGAGCACGCCTGCAGCCACCGGGATGAGCGCCGCATTGTAGGCAAAGGCCCAGAAAAGGTTCTGACCGATGTTGCGGATTGTCGCTTTCGACAGGGCAATGGCATTGACCACGCCACGCAGGTCCCCGGACATCAGCACCACATCGGCACTTTCAATCGCCACATCTGTCCCTGTGCCGATGGCAAGGCCTACATCTGCGGCGGCCAGCGCTGGCGCATCGTTTATACCGTCACCAACAAAGGCTACGCGATGCCCCTTGGACCCCAGCCGCTTGACTGCATCGACCTTGCCGTCAGGCAGCACTTCCGCCACGACCTCGTCGATGCCGAGGCGCCGTGCAATCGCTTCCGCCGTGCGGCGGTTGTCGCCCGTAATCATCGCGACCTTGAGGCCTAGGGCATGCAATGCTGCAATCGCTTCCGGTGTCGACGGCTTGATGGGGTCGGCAACTGTGATGATCGCCGCGAGCCTGCCATCAACGGCAGCATAAAGCGGTGACTGCCCTTCCCGGCCAAGGCGCTCGGCATCGTCAGCGAAAGCCGCCACGCTGTGGCCAAGTTTCGTCATGAACCGGTCGGCACCTACCTCGACTTTCCGGCCGCTAACCATTGCGGCAACACCAAAACCGGGCGTCGCCTCAAAATTGTCAGCGGCGGCGAGCTGTAAGCCGTCGCGCTTGGCAGCTTCGACGATCGCTTCGGCAATCGGATGTTCGGATCGCGATTCGAGCGAGGCGACGAGGCTCAAGATTTCGTTGCGGCCAAAACCTTCGCTCGTCTTGAAATAGGCAAGTGTCGGTTTGCCGAGTGTCAGCGTACCCGTCTTGTCGACAGCGATGACTTCAGCGTCGCGCAGCGTCTGCAGGGCATCCCCTCGCCGGAACAGCACACCCATTTCCGCGGCACGGCCGGTCCCCACCATGATCGAGGTCGGTGTAGCCAGCCCCATCGCGCAAGGGCAGGCTATGATGAGAACGGCGACCGCATTCACCAAGGCAAAGGTCAGGGCGGGATCGGGACCGAAAATGAGCCAGACAATGAACGTCGCGGCAGCCGCGAGCATGACAGCGGGCACGAACCAGTGTGTGACCTTATCCACCATCGCCTGTATCGGCAGCTTGTCCGCCTGGGCCTCTTCGACCATGCGAATGATCTGGGCAATCAGGGTATCGCTACCAACCTTCGTAGCCTTGAAGGTAAATGAGCCATTCTTGTTGACCGTGCCGCCAACGACTTCCGAACCGGCCACCTTGGTTACGGGCACAGGCTCGCCAGTGATCATCGATTCGTCCACGTAGGACGAACCCTCGATTACTGCACCGTCAACCGGGATTTTCTCGCCAGGACGGACAATGATCACATCGCCAGTCTGTACCTCCTGAAGCGGCACATCGACCGCTTCACCATCGCGCAGAACGCGCGCTGACTTGGCCTGCAGTCCGAGCAGCCGCTTGATCGCTTCGCTCGTGCGGCCCTTGGCGCGGGCTTCAAGATAGCGGCCGAGCAGGATAAGCGACACAATAACCGCAGCGGCCTCATAATAGACGTTGGTTGTGCCTTCGGGCAGGAGTTGGGGCGCAAAGGTGGCGACGACCGAAAACCCCCAGGCGGCCGTGGTACCGAGAACGACAAGCGAATTCATGTCGGGTGCCAAGCGCAACAGTGCGGGTACCCCTTTCCTGAAAAAACGCAAGCCAGGACCAAACAGCACCAGCGTGGTCAACAGAAACTGGAGATACCAGCTCTCCCGCATGCCCACAGTTTCCATGACGAATTCGTGGATAGCTGGCACAAGGTGGGATCCCATCTCCAGAACAAAGACCGGCACCGTCAGGATGGAAGCCACGGCGAGGCTGACCTTCAGGCTGCGCAGCTCGGCTTCGCGCCGGTCATGCTCGCCATCTTCGGCCTTGCCTGTTACGACCTCACTTGCTGCGTAGCCTGCAGCCTTGATGGCCTCTGCCAGACGCGAGGCAGTCGCATTTCCGGCCGCAACCCGCACAGTTGCCCGTTCCGTCGCCAGGTTGACGCTGGCATTGGTGACACCGGAGACTGCCTTAAGCGCCTTTTCAACCCGGCCGACGCAGGACCCACAGGTCATGCCCTCGATATCCAGCTCGATTGTTTTTTCGCCAACCTCGTAACCGGCATTGCGGATCGCATTGATCACGGCTGGAACGTCGGGCGTGCCGGAAAAGGCAATATCGGCGCGTTCTGTTGCGAGATTGACAGAAGCCTTGGCGACGCCAGGTACATTTGCGATGGCTTTCTCTACTCGGCCAACGCATGAGGCGCATGTCATGCCTTCAATGGCCAACTGATGGTTGGGGCGAATCTGGACATCTGACATGCTCATTGGAAAACCTCTTTTATCCTGTTACCAGCAAGATAGGGCTTCCCATCGTGGTAAGGTCAAGGCCTTTTAAATGCGCCCATTCAAGGCAGGCGCAACAGCACTGGATCAGCTCTTGGATAACGCCGTAGCCGATTTCCTGTCGAGCAGTGCCTGCAGTCCGAGAGCAGGATATTGCTTATCGAGATCGAGAATGTCCTCAAGCAGTTCAGCGATGATCCAGTCCCGGATAAGCGACACAACGGGCCGGCGCGGCTTGTCTCGCATACGCACCAAATGGCAAAGCCGCCCCGTCACCATCAGATCCTGCCGTGCAGGGACAAGCGCGCGTGTGCGAAGCCAGTGAGCAACGACATTCAGCCAGCCCAGAGCCACACCCTGACCCAGCAATGCCGCTTGCACGACAATCGCATAATCCGAAAAGATGAGCGAATTGACCGTCTCGCCGACCTGTCGGGGCAAGAACAGGCCGGACCAGTCGGGCTGGGCATTGTCCGCGAATGGATATCCGATGCGGCCCGATCAGAATGGTAACTGGCAGGATGGCGTATTCGTCGGTGCAGTTGCTGTCAGTGAAAACGGCGAAAGGGTGCCAACGTCGGTGGTGTATCTGACACCAGAGGTGCGACAGCGGCCCAATCTGCGTGTTATCACCGGCCGGACAGTCGAACGGCTACTTTTTGAGGGGACGCGCGCCATCGGAGCCACTCTCCTTGCAGATGGCACGGAACCCGCCACAACAATCCGGGCTTCCGAAGTTATCGTTTCATCCGGCGCTATCCACACCCCGGCCTTGCTGCTGCGCAGCGGTGTCGGACCCGCAAGCGAACTCACGAGCCTCGGTATTCCGGTTGTCGCTGACCGGCCCGGCGTCGGGCGTAACCTGATGGAACATCCATCCATTGCTGTCGCCGCCTTTCTGCCCCCAGCTGCTCGGGTAACTGATCAGTCCGAGCATCACGAACAGTGCATCCTGCGCTTCTCATCAGGCTTGCAAGGTACGTCACAGGGCGACATGCATGCCGCGATCCTTTCACGGTCAGGATGGCATTCTGTCGGCATGCGCATGGGCAGCCTGTTTTTTTGGGTCAACAAGTCCTATTCCCGCGGCTTGCTCACACTTGCCTCTGCCGACGCGCGGATAGAGCCCTCCGTCGATTTCAGGTTGCTGTCGGACGAGCGCGATCTGGAACGGTTGAAGCTGGCTCTGCGGCTCGGAGCGCATACACTGGTCGATCCGCTGATGAACGGTTTCAGAGACACGGTCTTTCCTTCAAGCTATTCGCCACGCGTCGCGAAGGTTGCAGCGCCTGGCCTGTTGAACACGGTCCAGCGTGGCGCTCTTGTGCCGGCCCCCTACGCAAGAACCTCATTCATGGCATTGTCACGCTTGGGGTCACGCTCGATGACCTGCTTAATGACGATGACGCCCTTACTTCTTTTGTCCGGAAATATGTTGGCGGCACATGGCACCCGTCCGGTACATGCCGGATGGGTGCGGAAGACAATCCCATGGCTGTCACGTCCCCATCTGGCAGAGTTTACGGCGTACAGAACTTGCGCGTTTGCGACGCCTCACTGATGCCGAGCATACCTTGTGCAAACACCAACATTCCGACGATCATGGTTGCCGAGCGGATTGCCGACCTTATCAAAACCGAACGCAGGGTGTCCCCCGTCACCTAGTCAACCACGGAAATAGCGCCCATTTGTGTTATAATTGTCTGGCGAGAGAGAGCAGAATTTAACAAACACGCAAAAGCCAGGAGCGGTGCATGCCGCATGCGAGTCCGGTCAACACACCAAAACCACCAATCAGGCCACCTCGGCGCACGGGACGCTCCTCCGAGGACAGTAGCGCGCGACGAATCGTAACCGCTCTTTGCTATGATTTGGTCGGATCAACCAATCTGCTTCAACTATTGGACATCGAAGATTACCAGGAACTGATAGCTGCTTTTCAGCAAGGGGCGAGAAAGGCAATTACGTCACGGTCGGGCGTCATGCAGATCGAAGCAGGCGATGGGGGTGTAGCGCTGTTCCCGATTCAACTCGGTGCAAAAGACGCGGCATCGCTCGCCATCAGTGCCGGTCTGGAGATTGTCGAAGCTTGCAGGCGTGTCGGCCTGGAAGCCAAGCGTGATGATGTTCACGTACGCATCGGGATTGCCACATCGATTGCACTTGTACCTGAGACACGCGAGGAAAATTGGACGCAGGAACCCGTCACCGGCGCCGCACTGGCCATGGCCACCCGCCTGGAGTCCATCGCTGCACCCGACAGCGTTTTGGTTTCTCAGGAAACACGCAATCTGGCAGGCAGGTCGCATGCTTTCATATTCCAGGGTAGCAGGCTGCTTAAGGGCTTTGTCGATCCGGAGAAAGTATGGCGTGCACTCGGACACAAAAAGGAAGTCGATAGATTTTATGCATTCGGCAGACTTGGCGGCCCGTTCATTGGACGTGCAAGTGAACTGGTCACGATTGCCAGCTCCTGGAAGAACGTTCTTGCTGGACATGGCGAAACTCTATCGATCGAGGGCAATCCCGGAATTGGGAAATCGCGCCTTTTGCGTGAAATCCGCAGAATAACGCGTGACCAGCGATCAAGATCGTTTTTCTTTCAATGCTCACCTGGTGGCTTGCGCTCAACCCTTCATCCTCTGCTGCATAGCTTTCCCGGCGAGATGTCCAACGAAGGTGGGCAATCACGGCTGACGGCTGCAGCTGTGGCAACCCTTTTCAAACGTCATGGGATTCGCGATGACGACGTGATCGAAATTTTTGCATATTTGCTGGGGGTTACCGGCCGAAATCGACTCTTGTCGGATAGCGATCCCAAGGCAGTCCGGGAAAAAGCCCGTCACGCTGTCTTCCGCGCGCTACAGGCGATGTGCGAAAATGGGCCGGTTGTTCTGGCCGTCGAAGACATACACTGGATCGATCCCACATCGCAGGATTTACTGGCCGAAGCTGCGAGGATCATACATCAGCTTCCGATTCTCCTCATCGTAACCTCGCGTCCCAGTACTCCGGTCGACTGGCTGGATACGGCAAACGTGACGCGCATCTCGCTACAGCCATTTGACAGCGCCGAAACAAGACTGGCGATAAAGACAAGGTGGCCAGAGCACCGGCTGGCCATGCTTCCCGAGCTTTTTGAGGTGACAGAGCGGATATCGGGCGGCATCCCACTCTTCATTGAGGAAATCTGCCAGTGGGTCTCAGAAAGTTTAGGGACCGACTCGATGAAAATTTCCGGGACCGTTTCGTCTACCCATATCTCCGCATTCGAGGGAATACTCGATGCTCGACTCCAGCACTTCGGCTCTGCCAGAGAGCTGGCGCGAGCAGGCTCGGTTGCTGGCGCTCGCTTCACGCTTCCCCTGTTGCGCTCGCTGTTGCCGGACTTTGGAAAGAAGTCTCTGGCTAGTGCGGCAGACACGCTGTGCGAGACAGGCTTCCTTACCAGGATCAGGGTGGCAGGGAAAATGACCTATAGTTTCCGGCACGCGCTGATCCAGGAAACGATCTATGACTCGCTGTTGCGCAAACAGCGGCAAGTATTGCACCGAAGACTGTTCAGCGCCGTGAACGAAAATCGCGAGGCCGGTGCTTGGATCGACACAGGTGCGCTTGCCGAACACGCGGAACGCGCAGGGCTTGTGGAGAACGCAGCCGACCTGTTTATCAAGGCAGGAAAGGAGAGCTCGAGCCGGTCAGCCATGATAGAGGCGCGTCAGCACCTCGAACACGCTTTGGCTCTTTGCGACCAATTGAGCGATGGGACCGCGGTCGAGTCATTGCAACTTTCAGCGCTGACTGCGCTCGGACCGGTCCTGACCGGACTGGTTGGACTGAACTCACCACCCGCACGCAAACTGTATGAAGACGGCGTGGCGATCGCCCGCCGGCAAGCGATGGAAGACCAATCCAAGTGGTTTCCCATTTATTGGGGCTGGTGGCTCACCGGTTCAGATTTTCGCGTCATGCATGACCGCGCCTTGCAGGTGCAGACAATGTTATCAGCGGTCGAGGATCCTGAAATAAAGCTTCAGGTCAATCATTGCATTTGGGCAATCGCTTTCAACATTGGTCAGCATCGGGAGACCCAGGATGCTATTAATGCCGGCCTGGCGCTCTATGATGAGAAAGTGGCAAAAACGAGCCGAACATTATTTGGCGGGCATGACGCCAAGGTCTGCGGTCTCGGGCAGCTGGCGCTTTCATTGTGGTTGACGGGTGACGTGAAGGCGTCGGACCGGGTTCTGTCAAAAATGGTCGCTTTCGCTGACCAAATATCACACGCGCCCAGCAAGGCGCACTCGCTTGATACTGAAGCAGTGTCCGCCTTCTACCGGAATGACTATGAACAGCTTACCGATGTCTCAAGGAGAATGACGGAACTGTCAAAGAAACATGGGATGCAATCCTTGTCCGGGCTGTCGCTACTTTTCGGAGGTTGGGCCAATGCGCATCGTGAAAATCTCGCAAGCGGTCATGAAATGTTCAGCGATGGCCTTTCTCTCTTGAAACAACTGGGTGCTGTTATCGATCTCCCAATCTATCTGGACATGCATGCCACCCTGCTGGGTTTGGCGGGCAAATACGAGCACGCGACTGACGTTGCAACTGAAGCGATCGAAAAAGCCAAGGAAACGGGACACGCATACTGGCTTGCCGAGCTTTATCGTCGCCGCGCGGTCCTTCGTGCACAGGGGAGTGCAAAAAAGGATGCGGTGATTGCCGACCTGAGATCTGCCATAGCGATTGCAGAAAGCCAGGGCGCAACAGCTCTCCTGAAACGAGCCAGGAGTTCAATCCAGGAGCTTGGTGTTGTCGGGGAGCTTTGATTCCAAGCGGCAGAGAGTCGATGGCACATCGCTGAATGATGGGCCACTCTCCGATTTCCGCGCCGCAATGGTTTCGGCCATGCATGCGCCCTTGTCGCAGCCCCCAGATTCCAAGGAAACAGAACTGTGTTTTCACACGATACTGCCGCTCTGCCGCCCCGCGCGCATAACCCGGCTAGGTGACCTGACCGGGCTTGATCGGATCGGCCTTCCGGTCGTTCAGGCTGTTCGACCGGATGCCCTCTCCGAAGTTACTTCGCTTGGACGAGGCCTTTCCACGATGGAAGCTGCCGTTGGCGCGATCATGGAATCGCTCGAGCGCTTCTATGCTGAGTCGATACCGCCAGACCGTATTTTCCTCGCCACAGCAGATGATCTGAACATACCAGACGCCCTGTTTGAAAATCTGCTCGTGCCGCATTGCCAGGAAAATTGGCGGAGCCGAACGATACCCTGGATTACCGGAATTGACGTAGCCATGGGTTCCGCACAAGCGGTCCCCCTGGAACTCGTTCACACCTGCTACACCGAACCGCCATCCACCTACGATGGTACGTTCATACGCACGACCACCGGCCTTGCTTGCCACGTGACTTCGCATGAAGCGTTCCTGCATGGAGTGTACGAATGTATCGAACGCGACGCTCTGGCTCGCGCTTTTGCGACCCACGGATTCTTCGAGCGAATGCGAATTGCACACACTGGGCTTGGCGACGGGGTTGATCACCTCCTATCGCTTGCGGGAGAGCGTGGGATATCGTTTGCCTTGTGGTACGCACCCTCACCAACGGGGGTTCCTGTGGTCTGGTGCCAGACTATCGAGACCGGTCCAGGCGAGCCAATCCTTGCCCTCCCAACCGAGGGTTATTCCGCTGGAGCAAATCTCGCGATTGCCGCACTGAACGCTATGCTTGAAGCATTGGTAACGCGGGCGGGCGCAATATCGGGTGCACGCGACGACCAAACCAGGAGACATTACCGAAGAAGCACCGACGCCATCGTTGCCAATGCCCGCCATCTCATTCTTGAGGAAGCTCCCCTCACGCCAGATGCGGCAGCGGGATGGCTTCCCGTTTTCAGTCTGCCGTCCCTTGTCGACAGAATTGTATCTGCCGGGTTGGGGCCGGTCCTGGCTGTCCCCGTCGGCTCGGATGCAGGCACGGGTGTTCAGTGCGTGAAAACCATTCTTCCTGGCACCCTTCCCTTCTCAGTTGTGCGTTGAGTATTCAGATGGCCGCATCGAGCAACAAAGGGCCGATTTTGGTGTTTCTTGGTCCGACGCTCCGGCTGCCCGACGCTGAGAAGGTGCTCGATGCTATTTACTTGCAGCCTGTTGCACAGGGCGACATCCTGCTTGCCGCCCATGCTTTCCATCCGCGGGCGATGGTCTTGATCGATGGACAATTCGAGGACAGGCCTGCTGTCCGGCATAAGGAAATCCTTTGGGCGATGGCTCAAGGAATAATCATGATCGGTGCCGCGAGCATGGGAGCGCTGCGGGCGGCAGAACTGAGCAGCTTCGGAATGGTCGGTATCGGTCTGATCTACAGATGGTACCGGCGGTGGCCGCTTGCTCCGGATGATGCGGTTGCGATACACTCTGCGCCTGCGGCGCTTGGCTTTCTCCCTTTGACGGAGTCATTGGTCGACATTCAACGGACGCTCTCTAGCCTTATGCGACGCGGTATCATCACCCCTGCCGAGCGTAACGAACTCTGCGCCCTCGCACGCAGGATCAATTTTCGTGATCGCACGATACCAGCCGTGTTACGCGCTGCGGAATGGCCCACTAACAGGTATGCCGAGATACGACAGGGGTTCACAGCGCAAAAACGAGCTGACGCAATGCTCGCGTTGAAATTGGCACCATCTATAGTCAATCAAATTAATCAAAAAGAATTATATACATGGATATCAACTAATACTTTCGATAGAGACCTCGAAGCATCTGGGATTGACAGAAAACTTCTCAACACTTATAAGAATAATGTATAGTTGGGGAACTATTCTTACCGAAAGAGCTATTGTACGATGGCTGTGCTTGAAAACACTGCCCTTGAACGCGTGGCAACGCGGGTAGGGACGCGATTCTGGATTTTCCCGCAGCCTCCGTTCATTCCGGGCTACGAACAGCCAGATCGCGTTTGGCTTTCAATACTGCCCGATGAGATCGGCGACGGTCCCAGCGACGTTTCAATGTATGTGGCGGACCCCCTTTTTGACAAGGCACCATATGGTCTTAGCCGGTTTCCACCATTCGATGGAGCAAGGCGCCCGTTGGCCAAACCAGGTCCGGATCGTCATTTTGACAATCTGGATCCAAACTCGAGGGCTTTTCTTGGTGTCCACGCCTATGCATGCGTTCACTTCGTTCTCGATATTTGGCAGAGCTACCTGGGTCGTCCGATCCGTTGGTTCTTTGACCAGGCTTTTCCAAAGCTTGAAATCGTTCCTCTTGTGGATTGGGAGAATGCCCAGGCAGGCTATGGCTATCTTGAATTGGGCTACGCACAGGTTGGCGGCATAAAACGGCCCTACGCATTGAACTTCGACACTATAGCCCACGAGGTAGGACATTTCATAAGCCTGTCGCAGACGGGGATTCCCGGGGGAATCCCACGCGAAGCCGATTTCTTCCCGTTTTCCGAAGCGTTTTCAGACCTTGTGTCGCTCATTTCATTCCTGCATTTTGATTCCGCCATCGATCGACTGCTTCGGCGAACGAAGGGCAATCTTCTGCTCTACAACGAGCTTAACCGCTTTGCAGAAACAAGCCCGGAGACGCAGATCCGCCTCGCAACCAATTCCCGGCGAATGTCCGAGGTAACCAGCCAAGTGCACG
Above is a genomic segment from Phyllobacterium zundukense containing:
- a CDS encoding 2Fe-2S iron-sulfur cluster-binding protein, whose product is MTMPNTVYLPQIGRGISVTEGETILQAALAAGISYPHGCRMGRCGACKSHLVSGEVDLLKHTPFSLTEEEKAEGLTLACRAMPKSDVTISWLDGADETANIPAGRFEGVIAQTVEATHDIKLVQVKISNRNQFDFRAGQYMRFFYPGSPPRDYSIASRPDEELIEFHIRQVPGGATSTRIFAQAKAGDAITVEGPFGSSFLREKHRGPILGIAGGSGLAPVKAIAETALARNMGQPIHVYFGARAARDLYMVEQFRELSTRHGNLSFVPVLSQEAQTGRRSGQVGAVVAEDFGDLDGWKAYLAGPPAMIDATAPLLIERGIRAADIHADVFFTPGTIDEVTGAGL
- a CDS encoding TfuA-like protein, giving the protein MAASSNKGPILVFLGPTLRLPDAEKVLDAIYLQPVAQGDILLAAHAFHPRAMVLIDGQFEDRPAVRHKEILWAMAQGIIMIGAASMGALRAAELSSFGMVGIGLIYRWYRRWPLAPDDAVAIHSAPAALGFLPLTESLVDIQRTLSSLMRRGIITPAERNELCALARRINFRDRTIPAVLRAAEWPTNRYAEIRQGFTAQKRADAMLALKLAPSIVNQINQKELYTWISTNTFDRDLEASGIDRKLLNTYKNNV
- a CDS encoding ATP-binding protein gives rise to the protein MPHASPVNTPKPPIRPPRRTGRSSEDSSARRIVTALCYDLVGSTNLLQLLDIEDYQELIAAFQQGARKAITSRSGVMQIEAGDGGVALFPIQLGAKDAASLAISAGLEIVEACRRVGLEAKRDDVHVRIGIATSIALVPETREENWTQEPVTGAALAMATRLESIAAPDSVLVSQETRNLAGRSHAFIFQGSRLLKGFVDPEKVWRALGHKKEVDRFYAFGRLGGPFIGRASELVTIASSWKNVLAGHGETLSIEGNPGIGKSRLLREIRRITRDQRSRSFFFQCSPGGLRSTLHPLLHSFPGEMSNEGGQSRLTAAAVATLFKRHGIRDDDVIEIFAYLLGVTGRNRLLSDSDPKAVREKARHAVFRALQAMCENGPVVLAVEDIHWIDPTSQDLLAEAARIIHQLPILLIVTSRPSTPVDWLDTANVTRISLQPFDSAETRLAIKTRWPEHRLAMLPELFEVTERISGGIPLFIEEICQWVSESLGTDSMKISGTVSSTHISAFEGILDARLQHFGSARELARAGSVAGARFTLPLLRSLLPDFGKKSLASAADTLCETGFLTRIRVAGKMTYSFRHALIQETIYDSLLRKQRQVLHRRLFSAVNENREAGAWIDTGALAEHAERAGLVENAADLFIKAGKESSSRSAMIEARQHLEHALALCDQLSDGTAVESLQLSALTALGPVLTGLVGLNSPPARKLYEDGVAIARRQAMEDQSKWFPIYWGWWLTGSDFRVMHDRALQVQTMLSAVEDPEIKLQVNHCIWAIAFNIGQHRETQDAINAGLALYDEKVAKTSRTLFGGHDAKVCGLGQLALSLWLTGDVKASDRVLSKMVAFADQISHAPSKAHSLDTEAVSAFYRNDYEQLTDVSRRMTELSKKHGMQSLSGLSLLFGGWANAHRENLASGHEMFSDGLSLLKQLGAVIDLPIYLDMHATLLGLAGKYEHATDVATEAIEKAKETGHAYWLAELYRRRAVLRAQGSAKKDAVIADLRSAIAIAESQGATALLKRARSSIQELGVVGEL
- a CDS encoding heavy metal translocating P-type ATPase, which codes for MSDVQIRPNHQLAIEGMTCASCVGRVEKAIANVPGVAKASVNLATERADIAFSGTPDVPAVINAIRNAGYEVGEKTIELDIEGMTCGSCVGRVEKALKAVSGVTNASVNLATERATVRVAAGNATASRLAEAIKAAGYAASEVVTGKAEDGEHDRREAELRSLKVSLAVASILTVPVFVLEMGSHLVPAIHEFVMETVGMRESWYLQFLLTTLVLFGPGLRFFRKGVPALLRLAPDMNSLVVLGTTAAWGFSVVATFAPQLLPEGTTNVYYEAAAVIVSLILLGRYLEARAKGRTSEAIKRLLGLQAKSARVLRDGEAVDVPLQEVQTGDVIIVRPGEKIPVDGAVIEGSSYVDESMITGEPVPVTKVAGSEVVGGTVNKNGSFTFKATKVGSDTLIAQIIRMVEEAQADKLPIQAMVDKVTHWFVPAVMLAAAATFIVWLIFGPDPALTFALVNAVAVLIIACPCAMGLATPTSIMVGTGRAAEMGVLFRRGDALQTLRDAEVIAVDKTGTLTLGKPTLAYFKTSEGFGRNEILSLVASLESRSEHPIAEAIVEAAKRDGLQLAAADNFEATPGFGVAAMVSGRKVEVGADRFMTKLGHSVAAFADDAERLGREGQSPLYAAVDGRLAAIITVADPIKPSTPEAIAALHALGLKVAMITGDNRRTAEAIARRLGIDEVVAEVLPDGKVDAVKRLGSKGHRVAFVGDGINDAPALAAADVGLAIGTGTDVAIESADVVLMSGDLRGVVNAIALSKATIRNIGQNLFWAFAYNAALIPVAAGVLYPVNGTLLSPVLAAGAMALSSVFVLTNALRLKRFSPPLQDRLDTQPAGVLAAAE
- the cueR gene encoding Cu(I)-responsive transcriptional regulator; translated protein: MNIGEAAAASGVSAKMIRHYESIGLIKSADRTGSGYRVYSGNDLETLRFIRRGRDLGFSIEQIRHLLALWRDRSRASSDVKRIALEHVEELEAKMRQLREMANTLRHLATHCHGDGRPDCPIIRDLAQPDADDFVPAVAVPKRSGALKGTLAG
- a CDS encoding YcaO-like family protein, which codes for MVSAMHAPLSQPPDSKETELCFHTILPLCRPARITRLGDLTGLDRIGLPVVQAVRPDALSEVTSLGRGLSTMEAAVGAIMESLERFYAESIPPDRIFLATADDLNIPDALFENLLVPHCQENWRSRTIPWITGIDVAMGSAQAVPLELVHTCYTEPPSTYDGTFIRTTTGLACHVTSHEAFLHGVYECIERDALARAFATHGFFERMRIAHTGLGDGVDHLLSLAGERGISFALWYAPSPTGVPVVWCQTIETGPGEPILALPTEGYSAGANLAIAALNAMLEALVTRAGAISGARDDQTRRHYRRSTDAIVANARHLILEEAPLTPDAAAGWLPVFSLPSLVDRIVSAGLGPVLAVPVGSDAGTGVQCVKTILPGTLPFSVVR